In one Leptospira levettii genomic region, the following are encoded:
- a CDS encoding hybrid sensor histidine kinase/response regulator, which produces MQIAPLPKNEAARLSALKGLEILDTPEEEMFDEITKLASMICDAPISLVSLIDETRQWFKSHHGLKARETPRSLAFCSHAILGDELFVIPNAKRDNRFKNNPLVNGDPNVIFYAGIPLALDDQIKLGTLCVIDNKPRELNEEQLQMLRLLGKQTVRLLQMRKDRDKLEIEKRSAERANAAKRDFIAAISHDIRNPLNSLLGMSEMIREQPIPESIHHYVDHIKNAGEVILNLVNDTIELSRLEENASVLNNEWFHLSQCLEVYHNFFKQETKRKKIEFQLKNEISETVYLLSDKRKLEKIIWNLTANAVKFTHHGSVDCHVYLETKADENANLIIEIKDTGPGISPEIKDRLFQKYNEFVPEGCEISGSGLGLSIVKLSLEEMNGEINVESKVGEGSTFKVKIPTVWKREELSPGQKNLTNHNDSYLPQFSSRKKVLIADDNELNRKVLKNYLKPLPFDIVEANNGIETERILGSDQFDIAFLDIEMPGKHGTEIAKALSSEKTRPILFACTGLCMPEEKEHILNSGFEYFMPKPYLKEELYSHLAEIAKKHP; this is translated from the coding sequence ATGCAGATCGCTCCCTTGCCAAAAAATGAGGCCGCAAGACTCTCCGCCCTAAAAGGCCTTGAGATTCTCGACACTCCTGAAGAGGAAATGTTCGATGAAATTACCAAACTTGCTTCGATGATCTGTGATGCTCCGATCTCTCTTGTGAGTCTCATTGATGAAACCAGACAATGGTTCAAATCCCACCATGGATTAAAAGCCAGGGAAACTCCACGTTCCCTAGCCTTTTGTTCCCATGCCATTTTGGGAGATGAACTGTTTGTGATTCCCAATGCAAAACGTGACAATCGATTCAAAAACAATCCCCTCGTGAATGGGGATCCCAATGTGATTTTTTATGCAGGGATCCCACTTGCCTTAGATGACCAAATCAAATTGGGAACTCTTTGTGTCATTGATAACAAACCAAGAGAACTGAACGAAGAACAATTACAGATGTTACGCCTTCTTGGAAAACAAACGGTTCGACTTTTGCAAATGCGCAAAGACCGCGACAAACTTGAAATTGAAAAAAGATCAGCAGAACGAGCAAACGCTGCCAAACGAGATTTTATCGCAGCCATTAGCCATGACATTCGTAATCCTTTAAATTCCCTTCTTGGAATGTCGGAAATGATCCGGGAACAACCCATTCCAGAATCCATTCATCATTATGTGGACCATATCAAAAATGCAGGTGAAGTGATCCTCAATTTAGTAAACGATACGATTGAGTTATCTCGATTAGAAGAAAATGCCTCAGTCTTAAATAACGAATGGTTCCATCTAAGCCAATGTTTGGAAGTGTACCATAATTTTTTCAAACAAGAAACCAAACGAAAAAAAATAGAATTCCAGTTGAAAAATGAAATTTCAGAAACGGTATACCTACTCTCTGACAAACGAAAATTAGAAAAAATCATTTGGAACCTAACAGCGAATGCTGTCAAATTCACTCACCATGGTTCTGTTGATTGTCATGTTTACTTAGAAACAAAAGCAGATGAAAATGCCAATTTAATCATAGAAATCAAAGACACAGGCCCTGGGATTTCACCAGAGATCAAAGACCGACTCTTCCAAAAATACAATGAATTTGTTCCTGAAGGTTGTGAAATTTCGGGTTCTGGCCTGGGTTTGTCAATCGTCAAACTGTCGTTAGAGGAGATGAATGGAGAAATCAATGTAGAATCTAAAGTTGGTGAAGGTAGTACATTCAAAGTCAAAATTCCTACCGTTTGGAAACGGGAAGAATTATCACCTGGACAAAAAAATCTTACAAACCATAATGATTCTTATCTCCCCCAGTTTAGCTCTCGCAAAAAAGTTCTCATCGCAGATGACAATGAACTGAACCGAAAGGTTTTGAAAAATTACTTAAAACCACTGCCTTTTGATATTGTAGAGGCAAATAACGGGATCGAAACGGAAAGGATTTTAGGATCGGATCAATTTGACATTGCCTTTCTTGACATCGAGATGCCTGGAAAACATGGAACAGAGATTGCGAAGGCTCTTTCCTCCGAAAAAACGAGACCCATTTTGTTTGCTTGTACAGGTCTCTGTATGCCAGAAGAAAAAGAACATATTTTAAACTCTGGGTTCGAGTACTTTATGCCCAAACCCTATTTAAAAGAAGAATTGTACTCCCATTTGGCAGAAATCGCCAAAAAACACCCGTAA
- a CDS encoding DEAD/DEAH box helicase encodes MTKNDTEVGNDFQSFGLRPEILQGITEAGFESPSPIQKQAIPLVLEGKDLIAQAQTGTGKTAAYGLPCLNRINVEEGMQVLVLTPTRELALQVSDELYKLGKHLGIKTTTIYGGSSYSKQITQVAKGAQVAVATPGRLLDLLKGKELKNFKPSMVILDEADEMLDMGFMDDIESIFNLLPTKRQTLLFSATMPEPIKKLASKYQTHPAHVKIAPTEKSSKNIEQVYYIIDEAEREIAVVRILDYENPYKAIIFTKTKKEADDLKATLSFKGYPVEALHGDLNQKQREQVLKSLHDGRVKILVATDVAARGLDVKDLSLVINYHLPFDSESYTHRIGRTGRAGKSGKAVTLVTTRESRALLRLKGTSGTNLTIAALPTKKEVLARREEDFLNKIVETEIHADAEEVLEKLLKLDDKRSVALKLLSNMLDKAKISGPEKIGKTPAEWSEMPPGGGSGGGRRRRDDGGGSGSRGGYRGGRSNSDRSERGERSDRGERKERGGESSRRSSTSSSSKKEGGVYVKAAGKKTQRFRNK; translated from the coding sequence ATGACTAAGAATGACACCGAAGTTGGAAATGACTTCCAATCCTTCGGATTACGTCCTGAAATACTACAAGGAATCACTGAAGCAGGCTTCGAATCACCAAGCCCTATCCAAAAACAAGCGATTCCGCTCGTATTGGAAGGAAAAGATTTAATCGCACAAGCGCAGACCGGAACCGGAAAAACTGCAGCTTACGGACTCCCCTGTTTGAACCGAATCAATGTGGAAGAAGGCATGCAAGTGCTTGTCCTTACACCCACTCGGGAACTTGCATTGCAAGTATCAGATGAATTGTACAAACTGGGAAAACATTTAGGAATCAAAACCACCACGATTTACGGCGGTAGTTCCTATTCTAAACAAATCACTCAAGTGGCAAAAGGTGCCCAAGTTGCTGTCGCAACTCCTGGCAGACTCCTTGACCTATTAAAAGGTAAGGAACTTAAAAATTTCAAACCATCAATGGTGATTTTAGACGAAGCAGATGAAATGCTTGATATGGGATTTATGGATGATATCGAATCCATCTTTAACTTACTTCCCACCAAACGCCAAACATTATTATTTTCTGCAACAATGCCCGAACCAATTAAAAAATTGGCGAGTAAATACCAAACACACCCTGCTCACGTAAAGATCGCTCCTACAGAGAAATCTTCTAAAAACATCGAACAAGTGTACTACATAATCGATGAAGCAGAACGTGAAATTGCTGTTGTGCGCATTTTGGATTATGAGAACCCATATAAGGCAATCATTTTCACAAAAACGAAAAAAGAAGCTGATGATCTAAAAGCAACCCTAAGTTTCAAAGGATATCCAGTTGAGGCTCTTCATGGAGACTTAAACCAAAAACAGAGAGAACAAGTTTTAAAAAGCCTACATGATGGCCGAGTGAAAATCCTTGTGGCAACTGACGTTGCAGCACGTGGTCTTGACGTAAAAGATTTGTCTCTTGTGATCAACTACCACCTTCCATTTGATAGTGAAAGTTATACGCACCGAATTGGTCGTACTGGCCGTGCTGGAAAATCAGGAAAGGCTGTGACTCTTGTGACCACAAGAGAATCAAGAGCCCTACTTCGCCTCAAAGGAACTTCGGGAACAAACCTTACGATTGCGGCACTTCCAACTAAAAAAGAAGTACTTGCAAGACGAGAAGAAGATTTCCTGAACAAAATTGTCGAAACCGAAATCCATGCCGATGCTGAAGAAGTATTGGAAAAACTTTTGAAGTTAGACGACAAACGTTCTGTGGCTTTAAAACTCCTTTCCAACATGCTCGATAAAGCGAAAATCAGTGGGCCTGAAAAAATCGGAAAAACCCCAGCGGAATGGAGCGAAATGCCTCCTGGTGGTGGTTCTGGTGGTGGCAGACGTCGTCGTGACGATGGTGGTGGATCGGGAAGTCGCGGTGGTTACCGTGGTGGAAGGTCTAACAGTGATCGTAGCGAACGTGGCGAAAGAAGTGACCGCGGAGAAAGAAAAGAACGTGGTGGAGAAAGTAGCCGCCGTTCCAGTACCTCATCCTCTTCCAAAAAAGAAGGTGGAGTGTATGTAAAAGCGGCTGGGAAAAAAACTCAGCGTTTTCGAAACAAGTAG
- a CDS encoding SAM-dependent methyltransferase yields the protein MNFTDSNKKEESSSFSINSLLEKDIFPDWLIRFRIRQLLDLRIKQERKENATAQLTHKMNYVNSLKNSPIAVHTDAANEQHYEVPSEFFTYVMGPRMKYSSGYWPTLDTSFAESEEEMLRITVERAEIKNGMRVLDLGCGWGSISLYIAEKFPKCKVTGVSNSRTQKEFIDKRAKERGLKNLTIITKDMNEFTTKDKFDRIVSVEMLEHMKNYEKLFEKLSKFLVADGKFFVHIFTHKEFAYPFEVIDETDWMAKYFFTGGQMPSDDLFLYFQKDFLIENHWVVNGTHYARTSEAWYENMIENKDKLMPILASTYGEKEKTKWFVYWKVFFLACAELWGYRNGEEWFVSHYLFRKR from the coding sequence ATGAATTTCACTGATTCTAACAAAAAGGAAGAGTCATCTTCGTTTAGTATCAACTCACTTTTAGAAAAGGATATTTTCCCGGATTGGCTCATTCGTTTCCGTATCCGGCAGTTACTTGATCTCCGCATCAAACAAGAGCGTAAAGAAAATGCCACCGCACAACTAACGCATAAAATGAATTATGTGAATTCACTTAAAAATTCACCCATTGCAGTGCATACAGATGCAGCAAACGAACAACATTACGAAGTTCCAAGTGAATTTTTTACCTATGTGATGGGGCCGAGGATGAAATATTCATCTGGGTATTGGCCAACACTGGATACTAGTTTTGCCGAATCGGAAGAAGAGATGTTACGCATCACTGTGGAACGAGCTGAGATAAAAAATGGGATGCGTGTCCTAGATCTCGGTTGTGGTTGGGGTAGTATCTCTCTTTATATTGCTGAAAAATTTCCAAAATGTAAAGTAACAGGTGTTTCCAATTCCCGTACCCAAAAAGAATTCATCGACAAACGTGCCAAAGAACGAGGATTAAAAAACCTCACCATCATCACCAAAGACATGAATGAGTTCACCACAAAAGACAAGTTCGATCGCATTGTGTCTGTGGAAATGTTAGAACACATGAAAAACTATGAGAAACTCTTTGAAAAATTATCCAAGTTTCTTGTGGCAGATGGAAAGTTTTTTGTACACATCTTCACACATAAAGAATTTGCATATCCCTTTGAAGTGATTGATGAAACGGACTGGATGGCGAAGTATTTTTTTACAGGTGGGCAGATGCCATCTGATGATTTGTTTTTGTACTTCCAAAAGGACTTTCTCATTGAAAACCACTGGGTGGTCAATGGAACCCATTATGCAAGAACATCTGAAGCTTGGTATGAAAACATGATCGAAAACAAGGATAAACTAATGCCTATCCTTGCGAGTACTTACGGCGAAAAAGAAAAAACCAAATGGTTTGTCTATTGGAAAGTTTTCTTTCTCGCCTGTGCAGAGTTATGGGGTTATCGAAACGGAGAAGAGTGGTTTGTGAGCCACTACTTGTTTCGAAAACGCTGA
- a CDS encoding DUF1295 domain-containing protein, producing MDNILVPYLTAVIFTFCFMTLMWFWGKTRDNYAVIDVGWGLVIAGIATVLSYFGKGTLAAKLVVLIPVWVWAIRLSGFLYFTRIRTNHPEDKRYAGFRKDYGDKVHSKMFTNVFLLQGALALLLSFPFYFASQWNLFPNVGLFGPNGTLMVWIGWILFVFGVVGETIADKDLHKFLSVQANKGKVCNVGLWKYTRHPNYFFEWVIWLGIGVIPILSTPEAMASLFTPVFMFVLLRFVSGVPFAEKYSLQSKGDLFREYMRTTNAFFPWFPKQ from the coding sequence TTGGACAATATTTTAGTTCCGTATCTAACAGCTGTTATTTTTACATTTTGTTTTATGACTCTTATGTGGTTTTGGGGAAAAACCCGAGACAATTACGCTGTCATTGATGTGGGTTGGGGACTTGTGATTGCGGGTATCGCCACTGTCCTTTCTTATTTTGGAAAAGGGACTCTCGCTGCAAAATTAGTTGTCCTCATCCCAGTGTGGGTTTGGGCGATTCGGTTATCGGGGTTTTTGTATTTCACAAGGATCCGCACAAACCACCCAGAAGACAAACGTTATGCTGGGTTTCGGAAAGACTATGGAGACAAAGTCCATAGTAAAATGTTTACCAATGTTTTTTTATTACAAGGGGCTTTAGCACTTCTCTTATCATTTCCCTTTTACTTTGCCTCTCAGTGGAATTTGTTTCCGAATGTAGGATTATTTGGTCCGAATGGAACTCTGATGGTTTGGATTGGTTGGATTTTGTTTGTGTTTGGAGTCGTGGGGGAAACCATCGCGGACAAAGACTTACACAAATTCTTATCCGTTCAGGCAAACAAAGGTAAGGTGTGTAATGTGGGACTTTGGAAGTACACAAGACACCCCAATTACTTTTTTGAATGGGTGATTTGGCTTGGGATTGGAGTGATTCCCATCCTTTCCACACCAGAAGCAATGGCTTCTCTTTTCACTCCTGTCTTTATGTTTGTGTTGTTACGATTTGTATCCGGTGTCCCATTTGCTGAAAAATATTCACTTCAGTCGAAAGGAGATTTATTTCGCGAGTACATGCGCACCACAAACGCATTTTTCCCTTGGTTTCCAAAACAATAA
- a CDS encoding SDR family NAD(P)-dependent oxidoreductase, which produces MKKEFWNDTVVMITGASSGIGKALLEELAVFPCQLVLLARRAGDIPEPTAKHKDTILHRVTCDLSDPSSVQDAIDWISKRIERVDVLFNNAGITAHGRFDSLSMEVYQKTFATNFFGPVQFIKGLLPLVTRAKGNIVTTSTVSALYGVPGRAAYSASKSALHAALESLRIESLDLGIGVSLVCVPYTDTALRTSGLASDGKLLTEAPAKGKRKSAKEVAHVLMEVAKDKEARLVTFNLSGKFLEWMRFFSPKFLEKILYKKLYDDFKTH; this is translated from the coding sequence ATGAAAAAAGAATTTTGGAACGATACTGTCGTAATGATCACTGGTGCATCCAGTGGAATCGGAAAGGCCTTACTCGAAGAACTCGCTGTTTTCCCATGCCAATTGGTGCTTTTGGCAAGGCGAGCAGGAGACATCCCCGAACCAACGGCAAAACACAAAGACACAATCCTCCACAGGGTCACATGTGACTTATCCGACCCAAGTTCTGTACAAGATGCCATTGATTGGATCTCCAAACGAATCGAACGTGTGGATGTCCTGTTTAATAACGCAGGTATCACAGCCCATGGTCGGTTTGATTCCCTCTCGATGGAAGTGTACCAGAAGACCTTCGCTACCAATTTTTTTGGTCCCGTCCAGTTCATCAAAGGTCTCCTTCCCTTGGTGACAAGAGCCAAAGGCAATATTGTTACCACCTCAACTGTCTCTGCTTTGTATGGAGTGCCTGGGCGCGCTGCTTACTCAGCTTCCAAGTCAGCACTGCATGCGGCACTCGAATCCCTTCGCATTGAAAGTCTCGATTTGGGAATTGGTGTTTCACTCGTTTGTGTCCCTTATACGGACACGGCACTCCGCACTTCTGGTCTTGCTTCCGATGGGAAACTTCTCACCGAAGCTCCTGCCAAAGGCAAACGAAAGTCGGCTAAAGAAGTGGCCCATGTTCTCATGGAGGTTGCAAAGGACAAAGAAGCAAGGCTTGTGACGTTCAATTTGAGCGGTAAGTTTTTAGAATGGATGCGATTTTTCTCTCCCAAGTTTTTAGAAAAAATTCTCTATAAAAAACTCTACGACGACTTCAAAACACATTGA
- a CDS encoding zinc-dependent alcohol dehydrogenase family protein, protein MGNKVWEIQGNFGIQNLKETEREIPETLAPKEVLVRLTATSLNYRDYLMVIGTYNPRQKLPLIPCSDGAGVVEAVGSEVTLWKKGDRVLPIFAQKWFDGAPNMDNLRSTLGGPNDGCLAHYGKFSEEGLVATPSHLTDKEAATLGCAGLTAYNAVVNFGGIEPGSDVLCLGTGGVSLFALQFAKMMGARVIITSSSDEKLARAKTLGADETINYATKTNWERDVRKHTKMAGADLIIEVGGAGTMQKSMMSVKPYGTIALIGVLAGGESSLSLYPILMQGVKVQGVIVGNRSDFTRMNRAIEQNKMKPVVDKVFGWKEVPEALEYLQTGKHFGKVVVNWE, encoded by the coding sequence ATGGGAAACAAAGTATGGGAAATCCAAGGCAATTTTGGGATCCAAAATTTAAAAGAAACAGAACGTGAAATACCGGAAACACTTGCACCCAAAGAAGTACTTGTTCGCCTAACAGCGACTTCACTGAATTATCGTGATTATTTAATGGTGATTGGGACTTACAACCCTAGGCAAAAACTCCCACTCATCCCTTGTTCGGATGGTGCTGGTGTTGTGGAAGCTGTTGGATCTGAGGTCACACTCTGGAAAAAAGGAGACCGAGTCCTTCCCATCTTTGCCCAAAAGTGGTTCGATGGAGCACCCAATATGGACAATCTGCGTTCAACCTTAGGTGGACCAAATGACGGGTGTTTGGCGCATTATGGAAAATTTTCCGAAGAAGGACTGGTCGCAACCCCAAGCCATCTAACAGACAAAGAAGCGGCCACACTGGGATGTGCTGGTCTTACTGCTTATAATGCAGTAGTGAATTTTGGTGGGATCGAACCTGGGAGTGACGTACTTTGCCTTGGCACGGGTGGTGTTTCTTTATTTGCCCTACAATTTGCCAAGATGATGGGAGCTCGTGTCATCATCACTTCCTCTAGTGACGAAAAATTGGCTCGGGCCAAAACCTTAGGTGCTGATGAAACCATCAATTATGCCACGAAGACCAATTGGGAACGGGATGTCCGAAAACACACCAAAATGGCAGGGGCTGATCTTATCATTGAAGTGGGTGGTGCTGGCACCATGCAAAAGTCGATGATGAGTGTGAAACCCTACGGGACCATTGCTCTCATCGGTGTCCTTGCCGGTGGTGAGTCGAGTTTATCACTCTATCCCATCCTCATGCAAGGTGTGAAAGTACAAGGGGTGATTGTGGGAAACCGTAGTGACTTTACGCGTATGAACCGAGCCATCGAACAAAACAAAATGAAGCCTGTAGTGGACAAAGTGTTCGGTTGGAAAGAAGTTCCGGAAGCGTTAGAGTATCTGCAAACGGGAAAACATTTTGGAAAGGTGGTGGTGAATTGGGAATGA
- a CDS encoding alginate export family protein — translation MRRSFFLFLILLATGYPISAQTTTPTTEPNGTSPTAPSPNPSPSIQPIQEPKPSPPPTWSDGFSAGALVRFRPEMKYNFDFNRNTNDNVDFTGQKIQFFVQKEFTKDVIAKVTFQDSRLWGAEKGSLTGIATANDGTRQSTDVREAYIESKNNFGLPLHVQAGRQILRYGDERLVGSLDWTNVGRSFDGLRFKWEDKFFSSHLFVTSVSERHSDIAGNTTNFGVKSQYNTYLDCPYNGTKVCTPKIDAQRQELGDSYFTGFYNTLKPSDYLHIDLYYLGLQKEYLRTNNSLVLTTGEVGNPNTRAGRWDVLHTYGIRVTNKTQASKKALQAIDYSFEYATQTGTTGRNITPKWDSFQTNVSLVDPLTSTTYQQNLYREKERYKTFAFGADIGYTISKVRMGVAYDVGSGDPNRTDGSIASFQNLFHTNHFFYGMADQVSWVNMKSKSVNISYATESYGTFRIDYFAIEKHKLQDSWYDLVGNAKSGASTESIANNQYDVSQVLTENGTGNNRPVSMLGRSLFREVDVKYNLPFKNILIEGGYSMIFAGDAIQNKVNDRTVNANVYTNQFSKTAQFAYLMVTAQF, via the coding sequence ATGCGAAGATCTTTCTTTTTATTTTTAATCCTTTTGGCAACTGGGTATCCAATCTCTGCTCAAACCACAACACCCACAACGGAACCGAATGGGACAAGTCCAACTGCTCCCAGTCCGAATCCAAGTCCTTCCATTCAACCCATCCAAGAACCAAAACCAAGTCCTCCGCCCACTTGGTCAGATGGATTTAGTGCTGGTGCACTTGTTCGTTTTCGACCAGAGATGAAGTATAATTTTGATTTTAATCGGAATACAAATGACAATGTCGATTTTACAGGACAAAAGATACAGTTCTTTGTCCAAAAAGAATTCACAAAAGATGTCATTGCCAAAGTCACGTTCCAAGATAGCCGGTTATGGGGTGCTGAAAAAGGATCATTAACGGGAATAGCAACTGCCAATGATGGGACAAGGCAAAGTACAGATGTAAGAGAAGCGTATATAGAGAGTAAAAATAATTTTGGTCTCCCCTTACACGTACAAGCTGGTCGTCAAATTTTGCGTTATGGTGATGAACGATTGGTGGGTTCTCTTGATTGGACAAATGTTGGGAGGAGTTTTGATGGACTTCGTTTCAAATGGGAAGACAAATTCTTTTCTTCACATCTTTTTGTCACCTCAGTAAGCGAACGCCATTCGGATATTGCAGGTAATACAACCAATTTTGGAGTAAAATCTCAATACAATACTTACCTTGATTGTCCATACAACGGCACAAAAGTGTGTACGCCAAAAATCGATGCACAAAGACAAGAGTTAGGTGATTCGTACTTCACAGGTTTTTACAATACACTCAAACCATCTGATTATTTGCATATTGATCTGTATTATTTGGGATTACAAAAAGAATACCTTCGCACAAACAATTCCCTTGTCCTTACCACAGGAGAGGTGGGAAATCCAAATACACGTGCGGGACGATGGGATGTACTCCATACATATGGAATCCGAGTTACCAACAAAACGCAAGCCAGTAAAAAAGCACTTCAAGCAATTGACTATTCCTTTGAATATGCTACCCAAACAGGGACTACAGGTAGGAATATTACTCCCAAGTGGGACAGTTTCCAAACCAATGTGAGTTTGGTTGATCCACTCACGAGTACAACATACCAACAAAATTTATACCGCGAAAAAGAACGTTATAAAACCTTCGCCTTTGGTGCTGACATTGGTTATACGATCTCTAAAGTAAGAATGGGAGTCGCTTATGATGTGGGTAGTGGTGATCCCAATCGCACAGATGGTTCAATTGCATCCTTCCAAAACCTTTTTCACACAAACCATTTTTTCTATGGAATGGCTGACCAAGTCAGTTGGGTGAATATGAAATCAAAATCTGTGAATATAAGTTATGCCACTGAATCTTATGGAACATTCCGAATCGATTATTTTGCCATCGAAAAACACAAATTACAAGATAGTTGGTATGACTTAGTTGGAAATGCCAAATCGGGTGCGAGTACTGAATCCATTGCCAATAACCAATACGATGTAAGCCAAGTGTTGACAGAAAATGGTACTGGGAACAATCGACCAGTTTCTATGTTAGGTCGTTCCCTCTTTCGTGAAGTGGATGTAAAATACAATCTTCCTTTCAAAAACATTCTGATCGAAGGCGGGTACAGTATGATTTTTGCGGGAGATGCGATCCAAAACAAAGTGAATGACCGAACCGTAAATGCTAATGTATATACAAATCAGTTTTCAAAAACTGCACAGTTTGCGTATCTAATGGTAACGGCACAGTTTTAA
- a CDS encoding LBF_2127 family putative lipoprotein, which translates to MIQMLNGNQITSNLVFFLFISCAIDIKQVPQPRESENTIYPFINQAVYIGKFEVFTSDSVNYTKAWKYTFKSILKNNRVSNQVLDVSTDRNVNEEMDKYLIDIEVYPNFESNFNMWKTWPAFWPLTGYWPIQVRNATYEVKLLCKISVNGVTRTNMEIIENVKKTIEIYGFYRTSEIESMIEVANLKVMDRCAKEIINHLQ; encoded by the coding sequence ATGATACAAATGTTAAATGGTAATCAAATTACAAGTAACCTGGTTTTCTTTCTTTTTATTTCCTGTGCGATTGATATCAAACAAGTTCCGCAACCCAGAGAATCAGAAAATACCATTTATCCTTTTATAAACCAAGCAGTTTACATTGGCAAGTTTGAAGTTTTTACTTCTGATAGTGTCAATTATACAAAGGCTTGGAAGTATACTTTTAAATCTATCCTAAAGAACAATCGAGTTAGCAACCAAGTGTTAGATGTCTCTACCGATCGAAATGTGAATGAGGAAATGGACAAGTACCTGATTGATATTGAGGTGTATCCAAATTTTGAATCAAACTTTAATATGTGGAAAACTTGGCCTGCATTTTGGCCATTAACAGGATACTGGCCAATACAAGTGCGTAACGCCACATACGAGGTAAAACTTTTATGTAAAATTTCGGTGAACGGTGTCACACGCACCAATATGGAAATCATCGAAAATGTGAAAAAAACGATAGAAATTTATGGATTTTATCGCACCAGTGAAATCGAATCCATGATTGAAGTTGCCAATTTGAAAGTAATGGACCGATGCGCAAAAGAAATCATAAATCATTTACAATAA
- a CDS encoding ZIP family metal transporter, translated as MFIDLLSLHPVVLALLATGFTWFCTAFGAGFVFFFRTVPRPVFNAMLGFASGIMIAASFWSLLLPSIELSENAGGPAWFHVSLGFLSGGLSLFGLHKLLPHLHVGLEENRLEGGKSSFQRSLLLILAITLHNIPEGLAVGVAFGALGDGFAYEALMAAVVVAFGIGIQNIPEGAAVSIPLLREGYSAKKSFWYGQLSGFVEPIGGLLGAALVFYVESILPFALSFAAGAMIFVVVEELIPESHTEKETEMSTLGAMFGFVLMMALDVGLG; from the coding sequence ATGTTTATCGATCTACTTTCACTCCATCCAGTGGTTTTGGCACTTCTTGCCACTGGGTTTACTTGGTTTTGTACAGCTTTTGGGGCTGGGTTTGTGTTTTTCTTTCGTACAGTGCCAAGGCCTGTATTTAATGCGATGCTTGGTTTTGCTTCGGGCATTATGATTGCTGCCAGTTTTTGGTCACTCTTACTCCCTTCTATAGAACTTTCGGAAAACGCTGGCGGGCCTGCTTGGTTCCATGTAAGCCTTGGGTTTTTGTCTGGTGGACTTTCTTTGTTTGGTCTCCACAAACTCCTTCCCCATTTACACGTTGGTTTGGAAGAAAACCGACTCGAAGGGGGGAAGTCATCTTTCCAGAGGAGTTTGTTACTCATCCTTGCCATCACTTTGCATAATATCCCGGAAGGGCTTGCGGTAGGTGTCGCCTTTGGCGCCTTAGGTGATGGATTTGCTTACGAAGCTCTTATGGCGGCAGTGGTGGTTGCCTTTGGAATTGGGATCCAAAATATCCCCGAAGGAGCTGCTGTTTCCATACCACTCCTTCGAGAAGGGTATAGTGCCAAAAAAAGTTTTTGGTATGGCCAACTTTCTGGTTTTGTGGAACCCATTGGTGGACTTCTCGGAGCGGCCCTTGTGTTTTATGTGGAAAGTATCCTTCCGTTTGCTCTTTCTTTTGCGGCAGGAGCCATGATCTTTGTGGTGGTGGAAGAACTGATTCCAGAATCACACACAGAAAAAGAAACAGAAATGTCTACACTCGGTGCGATGTTTGGATTTGTGCTCATGATGGCTTTGGATGTCGGATTAGGGTGA